In the genome of Luteolibacter arcticus, the window CAGCTCTCGAGTGCAGGGTGTAGAGGGCCTTCCCTGTTGGACTGAACCGGGCTTCCGGGATCGCTGCGACTTTCGCCCAACGAACCGCCGCTGCGTGCATTCGAAAGCTGCGGATGACCGCAGCAGTCCGAGGGCCTTCGGCTTCCATCGCGCGCGACCACAAGGGTGAGAGCCGCCTACTGACCGCGGCGCAGCCGCCCTCGGACTGCTGCGATTCTTCGCAGCTCTTGAATGCAGTGTGGAGACAGCCTCCCTGTTGGACTGAACCGGGCTTTCAGGATCGCTGCGACCTTCGCCATTGTACCGCCGCTGCGTGCATTCGAAAGCTGCGGATGACCGCAGCGGTCCGAGGGCCTTCGGCTTCCATCGCGCGCGGCCACAATGGAGGAAGCCGCTGCACCACCCTGTTAGATCTTCTTCCTCACCACCTGCCCACCCGAGCGTTCGGCGAGGGTGCTGAGCAGGGTCGGGACTTTCTTGTCCAGGGTGTGGGCGTAGAGTTTGGTCTTTTGGGCGAGCACTTTCTTGCCGAACTCGACGATGACTTCCTCGCGATCGGGGTCATCGAAGTCGCAGAACCAGTAGATGGCGTCGGTCTTCATCAGGTCCACCATGCAATTCAGCGCGGCAGGAGCATCGCGGGTCCAGCGGATGAAGGTGGCGTGAGGGAGGTCCTCCACGGTCGGCACCTGCGGGATGTGGCGGTCCGGCGTGAAGGGATTCACGCCTTGCACCGGGGCGGCATAGAACCACGGGCAGGCAGCAGGACGGGAGAGCTGGCAGCCATTGACCTCGACGAAATAGGCATTGGCGAAATCGCGGGTGATCTCCTTTCGCAAGGGCTCGAGATAGGGCGTCATGCTGCGGCTGGAATCGAGCACCACGGTCAGCCGGGCGGCGGAGATGGTGGAGTCATAGATGCGGCCCTCCGTGAGAGCGCCCACCGCTTCCCCGCCCTTCCATGCGGCGGAGGCGATCGCCTCGGCGGCGACCAGCGACTTGCGGATACGCTCGAATTCGGTGAGGCAGGTCTTGATGTGCTCCTCGGTCGCCTTCCCTGCCAAGCGACCCTCGGCGAAGCGCTCGAAGACGCGCTGCCGCTTCTTATCATCCGAGGGAGCGAGGTAGTCGTACTCCAGCTTGAACGCGGTGCCGCCGACGTTGCCCAAGGTGTCCGCGCGCTTTTCGAAATTCGCCTTCAGCCAGTCGAAGAGCCGCTGGGTGTAGTCGGCAATGCTCTTCTCGTCCCACTTGCCCGTGGCCTCCTCCGCACCGGCGGGGCCGGTCAGCAGCGTGGCCAGTGAGCCCGCCCCCAGGATGCGGAGAGCGTCGCGGCGATCGATGCGGGGAGGAAGCTTCATGGGGCGACGATAGGAGAAAGCCCTCGCGGTGCTGTCAAGGCCTGCTAGGGAAAGCCCTCATTCCAAAGCCGGCGGATCCGCGGAATCGAGCGCCGTTTGACGGTGTGCCCTCCACAGGCGATGCTGGCCCATGGCAGAACTGCACGACCCGTGGCTGGTCGCCGTGTGGCCCGGCATGGGCACCGTGGCGATGGGGGCCGGATACTATCTGATGGCGAAACTCGGCATGCACCTCTGGGAAGAGCTGCCAGCCCGCGATCTCTTTGAGTCCGACCACGTGGACGTGAAGGACGGGCTGATCCAAATCGCGCCGTTGCCGCGCAGCCGGCTCTTCGTGTGGAAGGACCCGCGCGGGCAGCACGACCTGATCGTCTTCATCGGCGAGGCGCAGCCGACGATGAAGTCGGCGATGATCTGCCACCAACTCATCGACCGGGTGAAGCCACTCGGCGTGCGGCACGTGTTCACCTTCGCGGCGATGGCGACCGGGATGCGGCCGGGCGAGGAAGGCCGCGTCTTCGGCGCGGCGACCGACCATGCGACGCTGAAGCGCTTCCGCGATCTGGATGCGACGGTCCTGGAAAGCGGGCAGATCAATGGGCTGAATGGCGTGCTGCTGGGCGTGGCCGCGGAGAGCGGCTTGCAGGGCGGTTGCCTGCTCGGGGAGATGCCGCAGCTTTTCTCACAGCTCCCCTACCCGAAGGCCTCGCTGGCGGTGCTGGAGTTTTTCGCCAAGGTCGCCGGCATCCGGATCGACCTCACCGAACTCGAGGCGCACGCGCAGGAGGTGGAGAACAAGCTGGAGACCTTCCTGAGCCGGATCGAGCAAGCGATCCATCAGGTGGAAGGCGGCGAGGCACCCGCTGTGCCGGATGAAGAGGAAGAGAAGGAGAAGAAGCCGAAGCTGAACGCGGAGGATCGCCAGCATCTGGACAAGCTCTTCGGCGAGGCGAAGGCGGATCGTTCACGGGCTTACTTCCTGAAGCAGGAACTCGACCGGCTGCATGTCTTCCGGGAGTACGAGGACCGGTTTCTGGATCTGTTCAAGAATGGCGGGTGATCGGGGGCGGGCGGACGTGAATGTTTTGGGACTGGGATGGATAGGATGGATGGGATGAAGAGTCTTTCTCATCCCGGCGCTTGGTTCGCCCTTTTTGGCGGGCTATTGAACACAAGCCCCTCATACCGCCGCCGATGCTTCCGCCGCGATGAGGAGGACGCCGTAAGCAACGCCGAGGATTCCCGCGAAGACCAAAGCGAACGCAAGCGGTGATGGCCGGGGACGAGCGGACACTTGGAAGACAATCAGGGCAATCAGCGCGAGGAGCGGGACCACGATGGCGGTGAAGAGATAGCTGGAAACCGAGCCGTAGGAGAGCTTCACGAGGAGGAAGCTGACGAGGCAGTAGCCCATGAGGGCGACGTAGAGCCGTTCATCCCGATCACGATAGCGCCAAGTCGGCGGTCGCTTCTGACGGGTGTCGGGCTTGTCATCCACTGGCCCGAGAATAAAGGGATTTGACGGGCGGGGCAATATGTGTTCACTTGAACGCATGCCGGCCATCCTTTCTTTACCGCAGGCTGTGGAATCAGGTGATCCGCCGAGGTTCGTTTCGTCTTCGCTGGCGGATTGCCGCATCGGCGACTGGCACCGGCCGGAGCAGGTCGTGGAGTGGTGGGGGCTGAAGGGCGTGCAGAGGTTCCAGCCGCCCGGCCGGTTCGAGGACTTCGATTGGGACGAACCGGTGTGGTCGTTCAAGCGCGAGCCGGATCCGACGGGCCGGAAGGTCATGGGGGTGGCTTGTGCGGTCTGGCGGAGGATTGGGTGAGCTGGGCTGTTTTTCGCGCGGATCTCTTCCTGTGATCGCGCCCGACGATCGCGGCGCAGCCGCCCTTGGACTGCTGCGGTCATCCGCAGCTCTTGAGTGATAGGTGAGGATCGCCGTTCACCGGGATCGAAGCGATCGAAGAGGATCGCCTCACTCCACCGGGGCAGCACGCCGCACCCTGCATTCAAGAGCCGCGGTCATCCGCAGCTTTTGAATGAAAGGTGAGGACCGCCGTTCACCGGCATCGAAGCGAACGCGGAGGATCGCTTCACTCCACCGGAGCAAGACTGCCGCGCCATGCACTCAAAAGCTGCGGATGACCGCAGCAGTCCGAGGGCCTTCGGCTTCATGGGGCGTGGCCCTTTGGCGGCACCATCCCTCTTATCCGCGTCAATCTGTGTAATCTGCGGTCAATTTCTTCCGCCAACCCGACGTGGCACCCAAGAGGTAAGAACATCAACCGCAGATTGCGCAGATGAACGCAGATTGAAGAAGATCGACTGGCGGCGGTGAAGGCCATGACGAATGAGGCGGGATGAACTTTCCTGCGAGTGGATGAATTTGAGAGAGCGATGGAGCCGGGAGCGCCGGTCTTCAGACCGGTATGAATGGTCCATCGAAGCCGACGGGACGGGGATGGAGAAGAGGTGCTGTAGATGAGGCGGACAGTCAGGGACCACTCGGGCCGGTCTGAAGACCGGCGCTCCCGGGCGGGGATCGTGTCTACTAGGAATGCCGTAAGATCCCGGGGCATACTGGGAGCGCGGAAGTGGAGCGAAGCGGAAGTGGTCCGGGCCATTTCTATTCTTCCGGACAATCTATTCCGCCTGGATGGTAGGTTCGCCGGTTTTGCCTGGCGGAATGAATTCCGCGCTCCCAGTGATGATCATGGCTTGCCGGGGAA includes:
- a CDS encoding PAC2 family protein; the encoded protein is MAELHDPWLVAVWPGMGTVAMGAGYYLMAKLGMHLWEELPARDLFESDHVDVKDGLIQIAPLPRSRLFVWKDPRGQHDLIVFIGEAQPTMKSAMICHQLIDRVKPLGVRHVFTFAAMATGMRPGEEGRVFGAATDHATLKRFRDLDATVLESGQINGLNGVLLGVAAESGLQGGCLLGEMPQLFSQLPYPKASLAVLEFFAKVAGIRIDLTELEAHAQEVENKLETFLSRIEQAIHQVEGGEAPAVPDEEEEKEKKPKLNAEDRQHLDKLFGEAKADRSRAYFLKQELDRLHVFREYEDRFLDLFKNGG